A genomic stretch from Alteribacter keqinensis includes:
- the dnaA gene encoding chromosomal replication initiator protein DnaA, translating to MENLSDLWEQALKNIEEKVSKPSFETWLKSTKAEAIDQDTMTIVAPNEFARDWLENRYSGLISETLQELTGAELHVRFVIPKDEQEENLDLIEKMKQPKKPAVKDDNETPKHMLNPKYTFDTFVIGSGNRFAHAASLAVAEAPAKAYNPLFIYGGVGLGKTHLMHAIGHYVIDHNPDAKVVYLSSEKFTNEFINSIRDNKAVNFRNKYRNVDVLLIDDIQFLAGKEQTQEEFFHTFNALHEERKQIVISSDRPPKEIPTLEDRLRSRFEWGLITDITPPDLETRIAILRKKAKAENLDIPNEVMLYIANQIDTNIRELEGALIRVVAYSSLINQDMNADLAAVALKDIIPNSKPKTITITDVQRAVAENFNVRVEEMKAKKRTKTVAFPRQIAMYLSRELTDNSLPKIGGEFGGRDHTTVIHAHEKISRLLTSDQELQKQVQNITDQLKSG from the coding sequence TTGGAGAATTTAAGTGATCTTTGGGAACAGGCCCTCAAAAATATTGAAGAGAAAGTCAGCAAACCGAGCTTTGAAACGTGGCTTAAATCAACAAAAGCTGAAGCCATTGACCAGGATACAATGACAATAGTGGCACCAAATGAGTTTGCCAGGGACTGGCTTGAAAACCGGTATTCCGGATTGATCTCAGAAACACTGCAGGAATTGACAGGAGCAGAGCTTCATGTCCGTTTTGTAATTCCAAAAGACGAGCAGGAAGAAAATCTGGATCTGATAGAGAAGATGAAGCAGCCGAAAAAACCTGCTGTGAAAGATGATAATGAAACACCAAAGCATATGCTGAATCCTAAATATACTTTCGATACATTTGTCATCGGCAGCGGCAACCGCTTTGCACACGCTGCCTCCCTTGCAGTGGCGGAAGCTCCGGCCAAAGCTTATAACCCACTTTTCATTTATGGTGGGGTCGGACTCGGGAAAACCCACTTAATGCATGCGATCGGCCATTATGTAATTGATCATAATCCTGATGCAAAGGTGGTTTATTTAAGTTCGGAAAAATTTACAAACGAATTTATTAATTCCATCCGTGATAATAAAGCCGTCAACTTCCGCAATAAATATCGAAATGTGGACGTGCTTTTAATAGATGATATTCAGTTCCTTGCAGGAAAAGAACAGACTCAAGAGGAGTTTTTCCATACATTCAATGCACTGCACGAGGAACGGAAGCAGATTGTTATTTCCAGTGACAGGCCCCCAAAAGAAATTCCGACACTCGAAGACAGACTTCGTTCGCGATTTGAGTGGGGGCTGATTACAGATATCACGCCACCGGATCTGGAGACCAGGATTGCCATACTTCGTAAAAAAGCGAAAGCGGAAAATCTTGATATTCCTAATGAAGTCATGCTTTATATTGCCAATCAAATTGATACGAACATCCGTGAACTTGAAGGGGCACTAATCCGTGTTGTTGCCTATTCTTCCCTTATTAACCAGGACATGAATGCCGATCTTGCAGCTGTTGCATTAAAGGATATTATTCCGAACTCCAAGCCAAAAACAATTACTATTACAGATGTGCAGCGTGCAGTAGCAGAAAACTTCAACGTGCGTGTAGAAGAAATGAAAGCGAAAAAACGTACAAAGACTGTCGCATTTCCAAGACAGATCGCCATGTATCTCTCAAGAGAACTGACGGATAATTCACTGCCGAAAATCGGCGGGGAATTCGGAGGACGTGATCACACAACTGTCATTCACGCACACGAAAAAATCTCAAGGCTTCTGACGAGTGATCAGGAACTGCAAAAGCAGGTGCAAAACATTACTGATCAACTAAAATCAGGCTGA
- the yaaA gene encoding S4 domain-containing protein YaaA, whose amino-acid sequence MEEAVKIEGEYMTLGQLLKETGVIDTGGMAKWFLQENIVYVNDEEETRRGRKLYPGDIVRFEGGEAFVLE is encoded by the coding sequence ATGGAAGAAGCGGTGAAAATCGAAGGTGAATACATGACGCTTGGGCAGTTGTTAAAAGAGACAGGGGTCATTGATACCGGCGGCATGGCCAAATGGTTTCTGCAGGAAAACATCGTTTACGTCAATGATGAGGAAGAAACCCGCCGAGGGCGAAAGTTATACCCTGGAGACATTGTTAGATTTGAAGGCGGCGAAGCGTTTGTTCTTGAATAA
- the dnaN gene encoding DNA polymerase III subunit beta gives MKFTIQREQFVQSVQHVSKAISSRTTIPILTGIKIDASEEGVTLTGSDSDISIECFIPKEDEENEYVEIEEEGSIVLQAKVFADIVKKLPENKIEVTVQDQFATTLKSGSSVFNLNGLDPEEYPRLPQIEEDSVFKLPTDLLKNIIRQTGFAVSTVETRPVLTGVHWKIEDGELICTSTDSHRLAMRKAKVETNTDDLEFSNVIIPGRSLGELSKILDDSEEWIDIIVTENQILFKAENILFFSRLLDGNYPATENMIPTTSKTGLKLDTKVLLQAIERSLLLSRDGKNNVVNLKTMDNGQIEITSVTPEVGKVTEDLQAIELTGEELRISFNGKNLIDALKVVDSSEIHVDFTGAMSPFVLKPVDHDYTLHLFSPVRTY, from the coding sequence ATGAAATTTACTATTCAACGGGAACAATTTGTGCAAAGCGTACAACACGTATCAAAAGCCATTTCATCGAGAACGACGATTCCAATTCTTACAGGTATCAAAATTGATGCGTCAGAAGAAGGCGTCACACTGACAGGAAGTGACTCTGACATTTCTATTGAATGCTTTATTCCAAAAGAGGATGAAGAAAACGAATACGTGGAAATTGAGGAAGAAGGAAGCATTGTTCTTCAGGCAAAAGTATTCGCGGATATTGTAAAAAAACTTCCTGAAAACAAGATTGAAGTGACTGTGCAGGACCAGTTCGCAACAACACTGAAATCAGGTTCTTCGGTTTTTAACCTTAATGGACTCGATCCGGAAGAATATCCACGCCTTCCTCAAATTGAAGAGGACAGTGTGTTTAAGCTGCCGACAGATCTCCTGAAAAATATCATTCGCCAGACTGGCTTTGCTGTTTCCACTGTAGAAACAAGACCGGTGCTCACAGGTGTTCACTGGAAGATTGAAGACGGAGAACTGATTTGTACATCAACAGACAGCCACCGTCTCGCAATGAGAAAAGCGAAAGTGGAGACCAATACTGATGATCTTGAATTTTCAAATGTGATTATCCCTGGGCGCAGCCTGGGTGAACTAAGTAAGATTCTCGACGACTCTGAAGAATGGATCGATATTATCGTCACAGAAAATCAGATTTTGTTTAAAGCTGAGAACATCTTGTTCTTCTCACGGCTTCTTGACGGCAATTATCCCGCAACAGAGAACATGATTCCGACAACGTCTAAAACAGGACTGAAGCTGGATACTAAAGTTCTTCTTCAGGCGATCGAGCGTTCATTGCTTCTTTCAAGAGACGGTAAGAACAATGTCGTGAATCTGAAAACAATGGATAACGGACAGATTGAGATTACTTCTGTAACTCCTGAAGTTGGAAAAGTAACGGAAGATCTGCAAGCGATTGAGCTTACTGGGGAAGAGCTCCGCATTTCCTTTAACGGGAAAAACCTCATCGATGCTCTGAAGGTTGTCGATTCTTCTGAAATACATGTAGATTTCACCGGGGCCATGAGTCCGTTTGTATTAAAACCTGTGGATCATGACTATACGCTGCACCTTTTTTCACCTGTAAGAACGTATTAA